One genomic region from Salvia hispanica cultivar TCC Black 2014 chromosome 2, UniMelb_Shisp_WGS_1.0, whole genome shotgun sequence encodes:
- the LOC125205240 gene encoding transcription factor MYB124-like isoform X2 produces the protein MKKKVNSGSDASKQKERHIVSWSPEEDDILREQIRLHGTENWAIIASKFKDKTTRQCRRRWFTYLNSDFKKGGWSPEEDVLLCEAQKIFGNRWTEIAKVVSGRTDNAVKNRFTTLCKKRAKHEALAKENSTSSYINLNNKRVIFPNGLNAGGSESAAPLKKMRAYVLNTAESHGENLPSECAGINKSQGTFLKKDDPKVLALMQQAELLSSLAIKVNSEKSDQSLESAWMVLQDFLKQNKESDLYTLTNPDVDFQLEKFKDLVEDLTNDDEGSRPSWREPDLYESSTASSEYSAGSTLLPIMPGDKAGDSQDETCLLHQENGHQMQPDQLDHQQCLAESSRICQTSSTDEVNMLTCNNTNDNDEAVCEYSSTEFGSPLHVTPLFGALAATIPSPKFSESEKHFLMKALGMDSTSPVANASQPPPCKRSLLHCL, from the exons ATGAAGAAGAAGGTAAATAGTGGCAGTGATGCATCAAAGCAGAAAGAGAGGCATATTGTATCATGGTCTCCAGAG gaGGATGATATTCTGAGGGAGCAAATCCGGCTACATGGGACTGAAAA TTGGGCTATTATTGCTTCGAAATTCAAGGATAAAACAACTAGGCAATGTCGACGAAG ATGGTTCACTTATTTGAATTCTGATTTCAAGAAAGGTGGATGGTCGCCTGAGGAAGACGTGCTCTTGTGCGAG GCACAGAAGATATTTGGAAATAGATGGACTGAGATTGCAAAGGTAGTCTCTGGCAG AACTGACAATGCTGTGAAGAATCGGTTCACCACGCTGTGCAAGAAGAGGGCAAAGCACGAAGCTCTAGCAAAAGAAAACAGCACTTCTAGTTATATAAACTTGAACAACAAAAGGGTTATCTTTCCTAATGGGCTTAATGCAGGAGGATCTGAGAGTGCTGCACCTCTTAAGAAGATGAG GGCCTATGTCCTAAATACAGCAGAAAGCCATGGAGAAAACTTACCCAGTGAATGTG CTGGAATTAACAAAAGCCAAGGTACGTTTCTGAAGAAGGATGATCCAAAGGTGCTTGCGCTAATGCAACAAGCAGAACTGCTCAGTTCTCTAGCAATTAAAGTTAACTCAGAGAAGTCAGATCAGAGTCTTGAAAGTGCTTGGATG GTTCTTCAAGACTTtttgaaacaaaacaaagaaagtGATCTGTACACATTAACAAATCCTGATGTTGATTTTCAACTTGAGAAGTTCAAAGACTTGGTGGAGGATTTGACGAATGACGATGAAGGCAGTAGACCATCTTGGAG GGAACCTGATTTATATGAATCGTCCACAGCCAGCTCTGAGTATAGTGCAGGGTCAACTCTGCTGCCAATCATGCCAGGAGATAAAGCGGGTGACAGTCAAGATGAAACCTGCTTACTGCACCAGGAAAATGGACATCAAATGCAGCCAGATCAATTAGATCATCAGCAGTGCCTTGCTGAAAGCAGTCGAATATGCCAAACTTCAAGCACAGATGAAG TGAACATGTTGACTTGTAACAACACAAATGATAATGATGAAGCAGTATGTGAGTACTCTAGCACAGAGTTTGGTTCTCCTCTTCATGTAACTCCCTTGTTCGGAGCATTGGCAGCCACAATTCCCAGCCCAAAATTTTCAGAAAGT GAAAAGCACTTCCTAATGAAGGCACTAGGAATGGATTCTACTTCTCCTGTTGCCAATGCTTCCCAGCCTCCTCCATGCAAGAGGTCCCTACTCCATTGTCTATGA
- the LOC125205240 gene encoding transcription factor MYB124-like isoform X1 codes for MKKKVNSGSDASKQKERHIVSWSPEEDDILREQIRLHGTENWAIIASKFKDKTTRQCRRRWFTYLNSDFKKGGWSPEEDVLLCEAQKIFGNRWTEIAKVVSGRTDNAVKNRFTTLCKKRAKHEALAKENSTSSYINLNNKRVIFPNGLNAGGSESAAPLKKMRAYVLNTAESHGENLPSECGNADHLLRPPFSVLAQNVHSSGINKSQGTFLKKDDPKVLALMQQAELLSSLAIKVNSEKSDQSLESAWMVLQDFLKQNKESDLYTLTNPDVDFQLEKFKDLVEDLTNDDEGSRPSWREPDLYESSTASSEYSAGSTLLPIMPGDKAGDSQDETCLLHQENGHQMQPDQLDHQQCLAESSRICQTSSTDEVNMLTCNNTNDNDEAVCEYSSTEFGSPLHVTPLFGALAATIPSPKFSESEKHFLMKALGMDSTSPVANASQPPPCKRSLLHCL; via the exons ATGAAGAAGAAGGTAAATAGTGGCAGTGATGCATCAAAGCAGAAAGAGAGGCATATTGTATCATGGTCTCCAGAG gaGGATGATATTCTGAGGGAGCAAATCCGGCTACATGGGACTGAAAA TTGGGCTATTATTGCTTCGAAATTCAAGGATAAAACAACTAGGCAATGTCGACGAAG ATGGTTCACTTATTTGAATTCTGATTTCAAGAAAGGTGGATGGTCGCCTGAGGAAGACGTGCTCTTGTGCGAG GCACAGAAGATATTTGGAAATAGATGGACTGAGATTGCAAAGGTAGTCTCTGGCAG AACTGACAATGCTGTGAAGAATCGGTTCACCACGCTGTGCAAGAAGAGGGCAAAGCACGAAGCTCTAGCAAAAGAAAACAGCACTTCTAGTTATATAAACTTGAACAACAAAAGGGTTATCTTTCCTAATGGGCTTAATGCAGGAGGATCTGAGAGTGCTGCACCTCTTAAGAAGATGAG GGCCTATGTCCTAAATACAGCAGAAAGCCATGGAGAAAACTTACCCAGTGAATGTGGTAATGCCGATCATCTACTTAGGCCCCCATTTTCTGTACTAGCTCAAAATGTCCATAGTT CTGGAATTAACAAAAGCCAAGGTACGTTTCTGAAGAAGGATGATCCAAAGGTGCTTGCGCTAATGCAACAAGCAGAACTGCTCAGTTCTCTAGCAATTAAAGTTAACTCAGAGAAGTCAGATCAGAGTCTTGAAAGTGCTTGGATG GTTCTTCAAGACTTtttgaaacaaaacaaagaaagtGATCTGTACACATTAACAAATCCTGATGTTGATTTTCAACTTGAGAAGTTCAAAGACTTGGTGGAGGATTTGACGAATGACGATGAAGGCAGTAGACCATCTTGGAG GGAACCTGATTTATATGAATCGTCCACAGCCAGCTCTGAGTATAGTGCAGGGTCAACTCTGCTGCCAATCATGCCAGGAGATAAAGCGGGTGACAGTCAAGATGAAACCTGCTTACTGCACCAGGAAAATGGACATCAAATGCAGCCAGATCAATTAGATCATCAGCAGTGCCTTGCTGAAAGCAGTCGAATATGCCAAACTTCAAGCACAGATGAAG TGAACATGTTGACTTGTAACAACACAAATGATAATGATGAAGCAGTATGTGAGTACTCTAGCACAGAGTTTGGTTCTCCTCTTCATGTAACTCCCTTGTTCGGAGCATTGGCAGCCACAATTCCCAGCCCAAAATTTTCAGAAAGT GAAAAGCACTTCCTAATGAAGGCACTAGGAATGGATTCTACTTCTCCTGTTGCCAATGCTTCCCAGCCTCCTCCATGCAAGAGGTCCCTACTCCATTGTCTATGA
- the LOC125205241 gene encoding UDP-galactose/UDP-glucose transporter 3-like codes for MESHGSRLRRVLLLAFCISGIWSAYIYQGVLQETLSTKRFGLDGKRFEHLAFLNLAQSVVCLIWSFMMIMIWSDGGKSGAPWWSYWSAGITNTIGPAMGIEALKYISYPAQVLAKSSKMIPVMLMGALVYGIKYTVPEYVCSLLVAGGVSLFALSKTSSKTISKLAHPNAPLGYGLCFLNLAFDGFTNATQDSITARYPKTNAWNMMMGMNLWGTIYNLVFMFGWPGAIGYDAVQFCQKNPEAAWDIFLYCLCGAVGQNFIFLTISRFGSLTNTTITTTRKFVSIVVSSLLSGNPLSEKQWTSVVMVFSGLSYQIYLKWKRAQRMQKKRRST; via the exons ATGGAGTCTCATGGCTCCAGACTCCGCCGCGTATTGCTCCTGGCATTTTGTATCTCCGGGATTTGGTCGGCTTATATTTATCAAGGCGTCCTGCAAGAAACTCT GTCGACGAAGAGGTTCGGTCTTGATGGAAAGAGGTTTGAGCACTTGGCTTTCTTAAATCTTGCTCAAAGTGTGGTGTGCTTGATATGGTCATTTATGA TGATAATGATTTGGTCGGATGGTGGAAAGAGTGGTGCTCCATGGTGGAGCTACTGGAGTGCTGGCATTACTAATACAATTGGACCAGCCATGGGAATTGAAGCACTCAAGTACATTAGTTATCCCGCTCAG GTTCTGGCAAAATCCTCAAAAATGATTCCAG TGATGCTGATGGGTGCACTAGTTTATGGGATCAAATATACCGTCCCTGAGTACGTTTGCTCACTTCTAGTTGCCGGTGGTGTATCGCTTTTTGCACTTTCTAAG ACTAGCTCAAAGACAATTAGCAAATTAGCACACCCTAACGCCCCACTAGGATATGGGCTTTGTTTTCTGAACCTGGCTTTCGATGGATTCACTAATGCTACTCAAGATTCAATTACGGCCAG GTATCCTAAAACAAACGCTTGGAACATGATGATGGGAATGAACTTATGGGGCACCATCTATAATCTGGTATTCATGTTCGGGTGGCCAGGTGCCATTGGCTACGACGCAGTTCAGTTCTGCCAGAAGAATCCAGAAGCAGCATGGGATATTTTTCTCTATTGTCTATGTGGTGCAGTAGGCCAAAATTTCATATTCCTAACCATCAGCCGGTTTGGCTCTTTGACCAACACCACGATAACCACAACCCGTAAGTTTGTGAGCATAGTTGTGTCTTCCCTGTTGAGCGGAAACCCCCTTTCTGAGAAGCAATGGACGAGTGTAGTCATGGTTTTCTCCGGATTATCGTACCAGATATACCTCAAATGGAAGAGGGCGCAGAGAATGCAGAAGAAGAGGAGGTCCACATAA